One Gloeothece verrucosa PCC 7822 DNA window includes the following coding sequences:
- the rpmC gene encoding 50S ribosomal protein L29: protein MALPKIADARNLSDEELAEEIVATKRKLFDLRFQQATRRLDKPHEFKHSKHRLGQLLTVERERILAKAQAEATSSASTEAQ from the coding sequence ATGGCTCTCCCAAAAATCGCAGATGCTAGAAATTTAAGTGACGAAGAATTGGCCGAAGAAATCGTCGCCACTAAGCGGAAATTGTTTGACCTGAGATTTCAACAAGCTACCCGCCGCTTGGACAAACCCCATGAATTTAAACACTCTAAGCATCGTTTAGGCCAACTGTTGACCGTAGAACGAGAACGTATACTCGCCAAAGCTCAAGCTGAGGCCACCTCATCAGCATCAACCGAAGCACAATAG
- the rplP gene encoding 50S ribosomal protein L16 has translation MLSPKRTKFRKQQRGRMKGLATRGSTIDFGDYGLQATEPCWITSRQIEAARRAITRYVRRGGKIWIRIFPDKPVTMRPAETRMGSGKGSPEFWVAVVKPGRIMFEIAGVSEEIAREAMRLAAQKLPIKTKFVGREEEYN, from the coding sequence ATGCTAAGTCCTAAAAGAACAAAATTCCGCAAACAACAACGCGGACGCATGAAAGGCCTGGCAACTCGAGGTAGTACGATTGATTTCGGAGATTATGGACTCCAAGCCACCGAACCCTGCTGGATTACCTCTCGCCAAATAGAAGCCGCTCGTCGGGCTATTACTCGTTATGTTCGTCGTGGTGGAAAAATCTGGATTCGCATTTTCCCAGATAAACCCGTGACTATGCGCCCGGCTGAAACCCGGATGGGATCAGGTAAAGGCTCTCCCGAATTTTGGGTAGCTGTGGTGAAACCTGGGCGCATTATGTTTGAAATTGCCGGGGTGAGTGAAGAAATTGCCCGAGAAGCAATGCGTCTGGCGGCTCAAAAATTACCCATTAAAACTAAGTTTGTGGGCCGTGAGGAAGAATATAATTAA
- the rpsC gene encoding 30S ribosomal protein S3, whose protein sequence is MGQKIHPVGFRLGITKEHKSRWYADKHNYPELLQEDRKIRSYIDANLSNAGISDVRIERKADQVDIEIHTARPGVVVGRGGSGIESLRLGLQTALGGHRQIRINVIEVSRVDADATLIAEYIAQQLERRVSFRRVVRQAIQRAQRAEVKGIKVQVSGRLNGAEIARTEWIREGRVPLHTLRADIDFSYRTAKTIYGILGVKVWVFKGEIIPGQEETPPPPSNAPAPRRQRRRQQFEDRSNE, encoded by the coding sequence ATGGGACAGAAAATACATCCAGTGGGGTTTCGTCTCGGTATTACTAAAGAGCATAAATCTCGATGGTATGCCGATAAGCACAACTATCCTGAACTCCTGCAAGAAGACCGTAAAATTCGCTCCTATATCGACGCAAATCTTAGCAACGCCGGGATATCTGACGTTCGCATCGAACGAAAAGCCGATCAAGTGGATATCGAAATTCATACCGCCCGACCCGGGGTTGTAGTAGGTCGCGGTGGAAGCGGCATCGAATCTTTGCGGCTCGGTTTGCAAACCGCTCTCGGCGGCCACAGACAAATCCGCATCAACGTTATCGAAGTGTCGAGAGTGGACGCAGATGCCACCCTCATTGCTGAGTATATCGCCCAACAACTCGAACGAAGAGTCTCTTTCCGTCGTGTCGTGCGTCAAGCGATCCAACGGGCACAACGAGCAGAAGTCAAAGGTATTAAAGTTCAAGTGAGCGGTCGTCTCAATGGCGCAGAAATTGCTAGAACAGAATGGATTCGGGAAGGACGAGTCCCCCTGCATACCCTGCGGGCTGATATCGACTTTTCTTACCGTACCGCTAAGACGATTTATGGCATTTTAGGCGTGAAAGTTTGGGTCTTTAAAGGTGAAATTATTCCAGGACAAGAAGAAACCCCTCCCCCGCCGAGCAATGCGCCTGCTCCCCGTCGTCAACGTCGTCGTCAACAGTTTGAAGACCGTTCTAACGAATAA
- the rplV gene encoding 50S ribosomal protein L22: protein MAVDTTNEVKAIARYVRMSPYKVRRVLDQIRGRTYQEALIILEFMPYRACDPILKVLRSAVANAEHNNGLDRATLVISKAYADGGPSLRRYRARAQGRAYQIRKPTCHITISVAPTVTGK, encoded by the coding sequence ATGGCAGTAGATACCACTAACGAAGTTAAAGCGATCGCTCGCTATGTGCGAATGTCCCCCTATAAAGTTCGGCGGGTTTTAGATCAAATTCGCGGTCGGACTTATCAAGAAGCCCTAATCATTCTTGAATTTATGCCCTATCGAGCTTGCGACCCCATTTTAAAAGTTTTGCGTTCAGCCGTCGCTAACGCCGAACATAACAATGGATTAGATCGCGCCACTCTGGTGATTAGCAAAGCTTATGCCGATGGCGGCCCCTCCCTGAGACGCTATCGCGCCAGGGCACAAGGACGAGCCTATCAAATTCGCAAACCGACCTGTCATATCACCATCTCTGTTGCTCCAACAGTAACCGGGAAATAA
- the rpsS gene encoding 30S ribosomal protein S19: MSRSLKKGPFVADHLLSKIEKLNDKGEKQVIKTWSRASTIIPDMVGHTIAVHNGKQHVPIYISEQMVGHKLGEFAPTRTFRGHAKSDKKARR; the protein is encoded by the coding sequence ATGAGTCGATCTCTCAAAAAAGGGCCTTTTGTCGCTGATCATCTCCTATCTAAAATTGAAAAATTAAATGATAAAGGAGAAAAACAAGTCATTAAAACCTGGTCAAGAGCCTCTACTATCATCCCCGATATGGTAGGCCACACCATCGCTGTTCATAACGGAAAACAGCACGTTCCTATTTATATCTCAGAGCAAATGGTGGGACATAAACTGGGTGAATTTGCTCCCACTCGAACCTTTAGAGGACACGCAAAAAGCGATAAAAAAGCTCGAAGATAA
- the rplB gene encoding 50S ribosomal protein L2: protein MGIRTFRPLTPGTRQASVSDFSEITKSTPEKSLTQNKHSASGRNNRGVVTSRHRGGGHKRLYRIIDFRRDKHNIPAKVAAIEYDPNRNARIALLYYQDGEKRYILAPADLKVGSTVISGEDAPFEIGNALPLGRIPLGSDVHNIELVAGRGGQMVRAAGASAQVVAKEGNYVTLRLPSKEVRMVRKECYATIGKVGNADVRNLKLGKAGRTRHLGRRPHVRGSVMNPVDHPHGGGEGRAPIGRSGPVTPWGKPALGAKTRNRKKQSSKLIVRRRSQG, encoded by the coding sequence ATGGGTATTCGTACTTTTAGACCATTAACACCAGGAACGAGACAGGCCAGTGTCTCCGACTTTTCGGAAATCACCAAATCTACACCCGAAAAGTCCCTAACCCAAAATAAACACAGTGCCTCCGGGCGTAATAATCGTGGCGTAGTAACCAGCCGCCATCGAGGCGGAGGACATAAACGCCTGTATCGCATCATCGACTTTCGACGCGATAAACATAATATCCCCGCTAAAGTAGCCGCCATCGAATACGACCCCAACCGTAACGCCCGTATCGCCCTACTCTACTATCAAGATGGAGAAAAACGCTACATCTTAGCACCGGCTGACCTAAAAGTCGGTAGTACCGTAATTTCAGGCGAAGATGCCCCCTTTGAAATAGGCAACGCCCTCCCCTTGGGTCGCATTCCCCTAGGTTCAGACGTTCATAACATCGAACTCGTAGCCGGGCGAGGTGGACAAATGGTTCGTGCCGCCGGCGCTTCAGCACAAGTGGTCGCCAAAGAAGGAAACTACGTTACCCTAAGACTTCCCTCTAAAGAAGTCCGCATGGTGAGAAAAGAATGTTACGCCACCATCGGAAAAGTCGGTAACGCTGATGTGAGAAACCTAAAACTCGGTAAAGCCGGACGCACTCGCCATCTAGGACGCAGACCCCATGTTAGAGGAAGCGTCATGAACCCAGTAGACCACCCTCATGGAGGAGGAGAAGGACGGGCACCCATTGGACGCTCCGGACCCGTTACGCCTTGGGGTAAACCCGCCCTAGGCGCAAAAACTCGTAACCGTAAAAAACAAAGTAGCAAACTGATTGTTCGCCGTCGTAGCCAAGGCTAA
- a CDS encoding 50S ribosomal protein L23, giving the protein MAKTAKTQTKINSRDLADLVIKPIVTEKATLLLEQNKYVFNVADKATKPDIKAAIESLFNVSVIKVNTFHLPRKKKRVGRFIGYKPHYKRAIVTLAEGDSITLFPEV; this is encoded by the coding sequence GTGGCTAAAACAGCAAAAACACAGACAAAAATTAACTCAAGAGACCTAGCTGATCTCGTTATCAAACCCATCGTTACCGAAAAAGCAACCCTGCTACTCGAACAAAACAAATATGTTTTTAACGTAGCCGATAAAGCCACCAAACCCGACATTAAAGCCGCCATCGAAAGCCTATTTAATGTCAGCGTCATCAAAGTCAATACCTTTCATCTCCCTCGCAAGAAAAAAAGAGTTGGCCGATTCATCGGTTATAAACCGCATTACAAACGAGCCATCGTAACTCTAGCCGAAGGGGATTCTATCACCCTGTTCCCTGAAGTTTAA
- the rplD gene encoding 50S ribosomal protein L4 → MVNCVVKNWDGDEVGQTPLELKVAKEETASHILHRAVVRQLANARQGTASTKTRSEVRGGGRKPWRQKGTGRARAGSNRSPLWRGGGVIFGPKPRDYNLKMNRKERRLALRTALNNQAENLIIVENFGEQFPQPKTRELASALARWGVTEKDKVLLILSEIPENVGLSARNICNVKVIKADSLNVYDLLTASKLVATSDALEKILEVYSG, encoded by the coding sequence ATGGTTAACTGTGTCGTTAAAAACTGGGACGGGGATGAAGTCGGACAGACACCCCTAGAACTAAAAGTCGCCAAAGAAGAAACAGCATCCCACATCTTACATCGAGCCGTTGTTCGTCAATTAGCCAACGCCCGTCAAGGAACCGCCTCCACTAAAACCCGCTCAGAAGTAAGAGGGGGAGGACGCAAACCCTGGAGACAAAAAGGAACAGGACGAGCGAGAGCCGGTTCAAATCGTTCACCCTTATGGCGAGGCGGCGGCGTAATCTTTGGGCCCAAACCCAGAGATTACAACCTAAAAATGAACCGCAAAGAAAGAAGATTAGCCCTAAGAACCGCTCTAAATAATCAAGCCGAAAACTTAATCATCGTCGAAAACTTTGGAGAACAATTTCCCCAACCCAAAACCCGAGAATTAGCGTCAGCCCTCGCTCGTTGGGGAGTAACTGAAAAAGACAAAGTATTACTCATTCTGTCGGAAATACCAGAAAATGTGGGACTATCTGCCCGCAATATCTGTAATGTAAAGGTCATTAAAGCAGATAGCTTAAATGTTTATGACCTATTAACGGCCAGTAAACTGGTGGCTACCTCCGACGCACTAGAAAAAATCCTGGAGGTTTACAGTGGCTAA
- the rplC gene encoding 50S ribosomal protein L3 produces the protein MSVGIIGTKLGMTQIFDKETGIAIPVTVIHAGPCPITQIKTPETDGYSSIQIGYGEVKEKALNKPLLGHLKKSESIPLKNLKEYRLDNPEQYQLGDALKVDIFQPGDIVDVAGKTIGRGFAGYQKRHNFKRGSMTHGSKNHRLPGSTGAGTTPGRVYPGKRMAGRYGGTQVTIRKLTVVQVDPERNLILIKGAVPGKPGNLLSITPAKKVGK, from the coding sequence GTGTCTGTTGGCATTATAGGTACAAAACTGGGAATGACCCAAATATTTGACAAAGAAACAGGAATAGCCATTCCAGTAACAGTCATTCACGCCGGGCCATGTCCAATCACCCAAATTAAAACCCCAGAAACAGATGGTTACAGTTCCATCCAAATAGGATACGGGGAAGTTAAAGAAAAAGCACTCAACAAACCCCTACTGGGACATTTAAAAAAATCCGAATCAATCCCCCTCAAAAATCTCAAAGAATATCGACTAGACAACCCCGAGCAATATCAACTCGGTGATGCCCTCAAAGTAGATATTTTTCAACCCGGAGATATAGTAGATGTAGCCGGGAAAACCATAGGAAGAGGTTTTGCCGGCTATCAAAAACGTCATAACTTTAAACGAGGATCAATGACTCACGGGTCGAAAAACCACCGCTTACCTGGGTCAACAGGCGCAGGAACCACACCCGGAAGAGTTTACCCAGGCAAAAGAATGGCAGGGCGATACGGTGGAACACAAGTCACAATCCGCAAACTAACCGTTGTACAAGTCGACCCCGAACGGAATTTAATTTTAATTAAAGGAGCCGTACCCGGCAAACCCGGAAATCTTTTAAGTATTACACCAGCCAAAAAAGTTGGAAAATAG
- the cysE gene encoding serine O-acetyltransferase, which produces MLSSLIIDFRIIFERDPAARNWLEVIFCYPGLQALVFHRFAHWLYCIGIPFIPRLISHLARFFTGIEIHPGATIGKGVFIDHGMGVVIGETAIVGDYALIYQGVTLGGTGKETGKRHPTVGENVVVGAGAKVLGNIMIGNNVRIGAGSVVLRDVPSDCTVVGVPGRLVYRSGVRVDPLEHGNLPDSEATVIRTLLDRIEALEKQVEELKQVQVQNGILSLEDFENYHRLEESSKVVNDCCHLTDKEIREFLEGAM; this is translated from the coding sequence GTGCTATCTTCACTTATAATTGACTTTCGCATTATCTTCGAACGTGACCCCGCAGCCCGCAACTGGTTGGAGGTAATATTCTGTTATCCAGGGTTACAAGCCCTCGTATTTCATCGCTTCGCCCATTGGCTATATTGTATCGGCATTCCCTTCATTCCGCGTTTGATTTCTCACCTAGCCCGCTTTTTCACCGGCATAGAAATTCACCCAGGAGCGACTATCGGTAAAGGAGTCTTTATTGATCATGGTATGGGAGTGGTGATCGGAGAAACAGCCATTGTGGGAGATTATGCCCTCATTTATCAAGGCGTTACCCTTGGGGGAACCGGCAAAGAAACTGGCAAACGTCATCCTACCGTCGGAGAAAATGTCGTGGTGGGTGCAGGGGCTAAAGTTTTAGGTAATATTATGATCGGCAATAACGTCCGCATTGGTGCCGGCTCAGTCGTCTTGCGAGATGTTCCCTCAGATTGTACAGTGGTAGGGGTTCCAGGTCGTTTAGTTTACCGCTCTGGCGTTCGAGTCGATCCTCTAGAACATGGTAACTTACCTGATTCAGAAGCAACCGTTATTCGCACCTTATTAGATCGTATAGAAGCTTTAGAAAAACAAGTAGAAGAATTAAAACAAGTACAGGTGCAAAATGGCATTTTAAGTCTAGAAGATTTTGAAAACTATCATCGTCTAGAAGAATCATCAAAAGTTGTCAATGATTGTTGCCATTTAACTGACAAGGAAATTCGGGAATTTTTAGAAGGCGCGATGTAA
- a CDS encoding MFS transporter — MKNDYNSSEFANLPPSHNNKWWAMLGVGVGVFMLTIDTSIVNIALPTLVKVFQTNFATVQLVVVSYLLVLTALVLGAARLGDMLGKKQLYLIGLILFTISSLLCGFSPSILFLIGFRVLQGFGAVFMSGLGPAIITEVFPSSERGRALGIIGAIVAIGIALGPTVGGLLIGLSGWRTIFLVNVPIGIVASFVVWRFVPLSPVSSTKQRFDWLGTIFITVSLTCFIIGMTEGQNRGFNSATSSLLFLIAAISLIIFIGIESRIRQPMLDLEILKNPHLSLSLVAAVFVFIVVGGIIFILPFFLELVLKYSPQQSGLLLAVSPILGGIVAPISGTLSDRFGQRIISLIGLLLMVIGCGLVSTFNQQLTDLVYILCIAPYGIGFGMFQSPNNSAILGSVPRERLGITSGLLSLSRTLGQTTGVPLLGSIFDSLTKSRIPQGSSIDLTSAPVSALVFGFEKTLIISGVTLFFAAILLLFMDRMKPLTKNYS; from the coding sequence ATGAAAAACGACTATAATTCTTCTGAATTTGCTAATTTACCCCCTTCACATAATAACAAATGGTGGGCGATGTTAGGGGTAGGAGTGGGGGTATTTATGCTGACTATTGATACCAGTATTGTTAATATTGCCTTACCGACTTTAGTTAAGGTTTTCCAAACGAATTTCGCGACAGTTCAATTAGTGGTTGTCAGTTATTTATTAGTGTTGACCGCTTTAGTGCTGGGAGCGGCTCGTTTAGGGGATATGTTAGGCAAAAAACAGTTATATTTAATTGGCTTAATTTTATTTACCATTAGTTCTCTTTTGTGTGGGTTTTCTCCTTCAATTTTGTTTCTAATTGGTTTTCGTGTCCTTCAAGGTTTTGGGGCAGTTTTTATGTCGGGTCTTGGGCCTGCAATTATTACTGAAGTTTTTCCGAGTTCTGAACGAGGTCGCGCGTTAGGAATTATTGGAGCAATTGTTGCTATAGGAATTGCTTTAGGCCCTACAGTAGGAGGATTATTAATTGGGTTATCGGGTTGGCGCACTATTTTTTTAGTTAATGTTCCTATTGGTATTGTTGCTAGTTTTGTGGTGTGGCGATTTGTTCCGCTTTCTCCTGTGAGTTCTACAAAACAACGCTTTGATTGGTTGGGGACGATTTTTATTACTGTGAGTCTTACTTGTTTTATTATTGGCATGACTGAGGGGCAAAATCGTGGGTTTAATAGTGCTACTTCTTCTCTTTTATTTTTAATAGCGGCTATTAGTTTAATTATTTTTATTGGGATTGAAAGTAGAATTAGACAACCGATGCTAGATTTAGAAATTCTCAAAAATCCTCACTTAAGTCTCAGTCTAGTGGCGGCTGTTTTTGTGTTTATTGTTGTGGGAGGAATCATTTTTATTTTACCTTTCTTTTTAGAATTAGTTTTAAAATATTCTCCTCAACAAAGCGGTTTATTATTAGCTGTATCTCCTATATTAGGGGGTATTGTTGCGCCGATTTCTGGGACTTTATCAGATCGTTTCGGACAAAGGATTATTAGTTTGATAGGATTATTATTAATGGTCATTGGTTGTGGTTTGGTAAGTACGTTTAATCAGCAATTAACTGACCTAGTTTATATTCTTTGTATTGCACCTTATGGGATTGGTTTTGGGATGTTTCAATCTCCTAATAATAGTGCCATTTTGGGTTCAGTTCCTAGGGAACGTTTAGGAATTACATCAGGATTATTATCTTTGTCTCGTACTCTTGGACAAACCACAGGAGTACCTTTATTAGGCAGTATTTTTGATAGTTTAACAAAAAGCCGCATTCCTCAAGGCAGTTCAATTGATCTGACTTCGGCCCCGGTATCTGCTTTAGTATTTGGGTTTGAGAAAACATTAATTATTTCTGGAGTTACTTTATTTTTTGCAGCTATTTTGCTCTTGTTTATGGATAGAATGAAGCCATTAACTAAAAATTATTCATGA
- a CDS encoding protein phosphatase 2C domain-containing protein, whose protein sequence is MAEKPEAPKWRIIQETVQGANRKLDNIPNQDAISVWQPSPLELPLILALSDGYRSPKSFRRQMGSQLAVKTALLILQEFVNYQPNLDHLRAFNTLVIDKLPQQLVTTWKKAVQHHLQEHPFSVEDLQNVAAKEGFYARQALEHNPFLAYGATLNAVLVTQEFILYLQLGNGDIICIDNYGAVTQPFLKDERDELKSLSFSNAWTDFHVRLIPLAPDKTPMILVATNSYAASYQTEAEFLQAVKNYLFQIRSQGCDTVQKNLNIQLEQISQQGRGDDISLGIIKKIDDRDIVDNLKLLKQTLAQEQNKTQKIKHKIDFMSRNI, encoded by the coding sequence ATGGCAGAGAAACCGGAAGCACCTAAATGGCGCATTATTCAAGAAACAGTACAAGGAGCCAACCGGAAGCTTGACAATATCCCTAATCAAGATGCTATCAGCGTTTGGCAACCCTCTCCCTTAGAATTACCGCTAATTTTAGCTCTTTCAGATGGTTATAGGAGTCCTAAAAGTTTTCGCCGCCAGATGGGTTCTCAATTAGCCGTAAAAACCGCGCTCTTAATTCTTCAAGAGTTTGTTAATTATCAACCGAATTTAGATCATCTCCGCGCTTTCAATACCTTAGTCATCGATAAGTTACCTCAACAGTTGGTTACTACCTGGAAAAAAGCTGTACAACACCATTTACAAGAGCATCCTTTTTCGGTTGAAGATTTGCAAAATGTAGCCGCTAAAGAAGGCTTTTATGCTAGACAGGCACTGGAACATAACCCCTTTTTGGCTTATGGTGCTACCCTGAATGCAGTTTTAGTCACACAAGAATTTATCCTCTATTTACAGTTGGGAAATGGGGATATCATTTGTATTGACAATTACGGAGCCGTTACTCAACCTTTTCTTAAAGATGAAAGAGATGAACTAAAATCTTTGTCTTTTTCTAATGCTTGGACAGATTTTCATGTACGTTTAATTCCCCTTGCTCCCGATAAAACCCCAATGATTTTAGTGGCGACTAATAGTTATGCCGCTTCTTATCAAACCGAAGCAGAATTTTTACAAGCGGTGAAAAATTATTTATTTCAAATTCGCTCTCAAGGATGTGACACCGTTCAGAAAAATTTAAATATTCAACTCGAACAAATTTCTCAGCAAGGTAGAGGGGATGATATCTCTTTGGGAATTATTAAAAAAATTGATGACCGCGATATAGTGGATAATTTAAAACTTCTTAAACAAACTCTCGCTCAAGAACAAAATAAAACCCAAAAAATTAAGCACAAAATAGATTTTATGTCAAGAAATATTTGA
- a CDS encoding vWA domain-containing protein translates to MNYVERPRKSALPGGALATRPLHFFWICDCSGSMEIDGKIEALNYAIRESIPEMRKVANENPNAQLLVRAVKFSDGAQWHVADATPIDNFTWSDLTAQGMTDMGKALSLVAEQLKMPPMTDRALPPVLVLISDGQPTDDFNRGLKDLLDQPWGRKAVRIAISIGRDADKEVLEKFISHPEFQPLEANNAAALIKFIKWASTVVVQSASSPASQPNMARTVASTATAVAPAPVIPMVSVPQLSTDSGEDEIW, encoded by the coding sequence ATGAATTATGTAGAAAGACCGAGAAAAAGCGCTCTGCCGGGTGGTGCCTTAGCTACTCGTCCTCTTCATTTTTTCTGGATTTGTGACTGTTCAGGTTCGATGGAAATTGATGGCAAAATAGAAGCGCTCAATTATGCCATTAGAGAGTCTATTCCAGAGATGCGAAAGGTAGCTAATGAAAACCCTAATGCTCAACTTCTGGTTAGGGCGGTTAAGTTTTCCGATGGGGCGCAATGGCACGTTGCGGATGCGACTCCTATCGATAATTTTACTTGGAGTGATTTGACCGCACAAGGGATGACAGACATGGGAAAAGCATTGTCATTGGTAGCCGAACAGTTAAAAATGCCACCGATGACAGACCGGGCTTTGCCTCCCGTGTTGGTTTTAATTAGTGATGGTCAACCGACGGATGACTTTAACAGAGGGCTGAAAGATTTATTAGATCAGCCTTGGGGACGCAAAGCGGTTAGAATTGCTATTTCTATCGGACGAGATGCTGATAAAGAAGTCTTAGAAAAATTCATTAGCCATCCTGAATTTCAGCCGCTTGAGGCCAATAATGCGGCGGCGTTAATTAAATTTATTAAATGGGCCTCTACGGTGGTGGTTCAATCTGCTTCTTCTCCTGCGAGTCAGCCCAATATGGCTAGAACGGTTGCCTCAACAGCGACGGCGGTTGCTCCTGCGCCTGTAATTCCTATGGTATCCGTTCCCCAGTTATCGACAGATAGCGGGGAAGATGAGATTTGGTAA
- a CDS encoding PP2C family serine/threonine-protein phosphatase, whose translation MVDKQKTTDWRVLFASVRGSSHERQNLPNQDAIALWQPSALKLPLILAVSDGHGSAKSFRSEIGSQLAVEIAISCLRGLIEPESSLDKLAQESQLSKQIVTAWRKAVNAHLEQEAFNEQEIAKLREKGGNSACQSLEHNPLLAYGATLLAVLVTEDFILYLQLGDGDILCVSPNGVIRRPFSEDKNLIANETYSLCMKEAWQYFRWRIVPLDEPPPMILVATDGYSNSFADEADFIQIGRDYLELIRSEGSEQVAQDLETFLAATSRGGSGDDITLGIIKKLDERDIIDTLKILKAALQEYQQENETLSQKIASLEASKQQESVNTEIVP comes from the coding sequence ATGGTGGACAAGCAAAAAACGACAGATTGGCGGGTTCTTTTTGCCAGTGTTCGAGGGTCAAGTCATGAGCGGCAAAATCTTCCTAATCAGGATGCAATCGCTCTTTGGCAGCCTTCTGCCCTGAAATTACCTCTTATTTTAGCTGTCTCCGATGGTCACGGCAGTGCTAAGAGTTTTCGCAGTGAAATCGGTTCTCAGTTGGCGGTAGAAATTGCTATTAGTTGCTTGCGCGGGTTGATTGAGCCTGAAAGCAGTTTAGATAAACTCGCTCAAGAAAGTCAACTCTCTAAACAAATAGTAACGGCTTGGCGAAAGGCTGTAAACGCTCATTTAGAACAGGAAGCTTTTAACGAGCAAGAAATAGCTAAACTGAGGGAAAAAGGGGGAAATAGTGCCTGTCAATCTCTAGAACATAATCCTTTGCTTGCCTATGGTGCTACCCTCTTAGCGGTTTTAGTGACAGAGGATTTTATTTTATATTTACAATTGGGGGATGGAGATATTCTTTGTGTAAGTCCCAATGGAGTAATTAGGCGGCCTTTTTCTGAGGATAAAAACCTGATTGCTAATGAAACATACTCGCTTTGTATGAAAGAAGCTTGGCAGTATTTTCGATGGCGGATCGTTCCTTTAGATGAGCCTCCCCCAATGATTTTAGTGGCCACTGATGGTTATAGCAATTCTTTTGCTGATGAAGCGGATTTTATCCAAATTGGTCGGGATTATTTAGAGTTAATTCGCAGTGAAGGTTCTGAGCAAGTGGCTCAAGATTTAGAAACTTTTTTGGCGGCTACCTCAAGGGGAGGAAGTGGAGATGATATTACCTTGGGAATTATTAAAAAATTAGATGAGCGAGACATTATAGATACTCTAAAAATTCTGAAAGCGGCTTTGCAAGAGTATCAACAGGAAAACGAAACCCTCAGTCAAAAGATTGCGTCTTTAGAAGCGAGCAAGCAACAAGAATCAGTGAACACAGAGATAGTCCCATGA